The window TCCCTGCAAAACATCGCCCAAGGTGAAGGAGATTTAACCGTCCGCCTTCCAGTCCACGGCAATGACGAAATAACCGACCTCTCCGAATACTTTAATCAAACAATCGAAAAGATAGGTTCCTCAATAAAGACTGTCGGAACAAGCAGTACCGAGATGACCGACATCGGGAATGAGCTTGCGTCGAATATGACCGAAACAGCCAGTGCCGTGCACCAAATAAGAGCCAACATTGACGGAGTAAAACAGCAGGCTCTTACCCAAGCTGCAAGCGTTACCGAAACGGCAGCCACAGTCGAAGAAATTATCCGCACTATTAAGCAGCTTAATGGCAGTATCGAAAATCAGGCTGCTTCTGTTGCGGAATCTTCTTCGGCTATCGAGCAGATGGTAGGAAACATAGCTTCCATTACTCAGACACTCGGCAAAACCGATGATATTATAAAAACTCTTGCTTCTGCTACCGCCGACGGTAAAGATACGATTTCAGGGGCAAACAGCGTTACTCAAAAAATAGCCGAAGAGTCGGGCGGTCTATTGGAAGCCTCAAGCGTTATCCAGCACATCGCAAGCCAAACTAACCTATTGGCGATGAATGCCGCCATTGAAGCCGCTCACGCAGGTGAAGCAGGGAAGGGCTTTGCCGTTGTTGCCGATGAGATCCGTAAGCTCGCCGAAGAGTCCAGTACTCAAGGCAAGACCATAACCTCTACTCTCAAAGTGTTGTCGGGTGATATTGAAGCTCTTTCATCATCTTCAAAAACGGCAGAAGAAAAGTTCAACGCCATTTTCTCGCTTTCGGAACAAGTTAAGATGATGAGCCAAAACCTTATGGATGCTATGCGTGAACAAGAGAACGGAAGCAAGGAAGTACTCACTGCAATCCGTGACATAAACATGGTAACTAATCAAGTAAATGACGGCTCTGCCGAAATGCTCCGCGGAGGAGAAAATGTTGCTCAAGAGATGCAAAAACTGGACGGTCTGACACGTATCATTACCGACAGTATGAATGAGATGGCTTCCGGTGCCGTGCAGATTAGCAATGCAGTACAGGAAGTAAATGAGATAAGCCAAAAGAATAAGGCCAGTATTCAAAAACTTGCGGAAGAAGTTAGCAAATTTAAAGTGTAAACCGGTCGTTATTCTCATTTTAAACTCCTCTTTTCAAAAATATAGATAATCTGATATAATATCCTGCCGATGGAAAAAGATAAATGGAATGCTTTTTGTAAATTTAAAAGCGAGTATAAAAACGAGTGTATGCATTACCTTGATATTTTAGGGTATAAATATAAGGAACCTTCTTTAGAAAACTGTGCCGCCCAATCTTTTAAAAAAGAGAATGCTTCATTTTTTAAGGAGGGCTTGGCCGTGCTGCAAGAAGAGGCGGCTTTAGCGGGTAAAACGCCTCCCTATCCTGTAGAAACTCCGATTGTGTATAATCACTCTTGGGATTCGATTAGTCAAGATGATGAAATTAAGCTCATCGTTATAGGCGATAATCCGGGGAAAAATGAGCAGCTTCATAAAAATCAAAAATATCTTGTGGGCCTTGCAGGAAAGATTGCAGATAACTTCTTTAAAAAAAATCCCTCGTTCGGAATCGATTTTAGAAAAAATGTTATCATTCTAAACAAAACACCCATTCATACGGCAAAGACAAAGCAGCTGGATTATATTTTAAAAAAAGATGCGGACGGTTCTTTTAAAAAATTCTATGAAGAGTCTCAAATCTTTACGGCTCAAAAAACGGCTGAGCTTCAAAAAAAACTGGGCTGCCCAATTTGGCTTGTGGGCTACAGCGAGCTTAAGCCCCGCGGCTTATTTTATGCTTATGCAAATGAGATGAAGAATTTATATGCGGATAAAAAAGAACCGCAAATTTATCTTTATCAGCACTTTTCGATGAATAGATTTTTGATTGACCTAAAAGATAATTATGACCAAAGTCTCAGCCTTGAAAAGAATTTATCTCTTTTAGGAATAAAGCATCGAAATGAAATTTTAGATTTTTAAGACGAGGAGCTTGGAAACTTATGACTGTAAATTCAAAACCGGTTGTAAATTTAAAATCGGTATTTTCGGATAAATCTTTTTTAAAAAACTTATTTATAATTGCCGTGCCTATAATATTGCAAAATTTTATAAGCTCCTTTGTAAATATTTTAGACACGATAATGATAGGCCGTTTGGGCACTATTGAACTTGCTGCCGTAGGGCTGGGAAATCAATTGTTTTTTTTATTGAACTTGATTTTGTACGGCATAGGGTCGGGGGGCATGGTCTTTACTGCTCAATTTTGGGGCAAAAAAGATTTTAACGGCTTACAAAAAACTTTTGCCCTTTCTCTCATGGTTGCAGTTTTTTTCAGTGCCATCTTTACACTGGCCTGCACTATTTTCCCGAAAGAAATTTTATCCCTCTATTCAAAAGATGCGGCTGTAATCGAAAAGGGTGTAGACTACCTCGGCATTTCGGCATTTTGCTTTTTGCCCTTTGCGGTAAACTTTATTTTTATGATTACCCTCCGTTCTATAGAAAAGGTAAGGGTAGCGGTTGGTGCAACGCTAGTTTCACTTTTTGTAAACCTTATACTGAATGCCGTTTTGATTTTCGGTTTGTTGGGCTTCCCCGCACTCGGAGTTAAGGGGGCGGCTATTGCAACGGTGGCTTCCAGAGCCGCCGAGCTTATCATTCTTTTTTCGGTAACAAAGAAAAAGAAATATCCCATACTCGGAAAACTCAAAAATCATTTTGACTTTGATTTTAAATTTATCAGACAATACTTTGCGATAGTTATGCCGGTTCTAATAAACGAATCTTTGTGGTCTTTAGGTATTACCTTTCATCATAAAATATTTGCAGGAATCGGTACCTTTGCCTATGCCGCCTACAATATTACAAACACGGTTTCGATGTTGACATGGGTTATTTTTATAGGCTTCGGAAACGGAGTCAGCGTCTTAATAGGAAAAAAAATCGGAGAGAGAAATTACGATGAGGCAAAAACTTATGCGGCAAAGGTTTCAATCTTTGTGCCCTTTGTTGCCGTTTTTGTCGGTGCTATGTTAATTCCGATTTCGTACTTGACTCCTATTTTCTTTAATGTAGAAACAGTGGTTTTGCAGACCGTTATGAAGCTTTTTATAATTTTAGCCTGCTGTTATCCCTTAAAAGCGTTTAACATGTGTATGCTTGTGGGCATAATAAGGGCGGGAGGCGATACCCGTTTCGGTATAATCTGCGATACGGCAGTTATGTGGTGTGTTTCCATTCCTCTGGCATATTCTTTGTCGGTTTATACTTCTATTCCGGCATGGGGAATTTATATTTGTCTTTTTAGCGAAGAACCTTTTAAGGCCCTTCTGGGGCTTTGGCGTATCAAGTCAGGTAAATGGCTCCGCTCCGTTACGGATTAAGGGTTGGGAAATTAGGAGCTTTGTTAAAAGTTCTGTCTAGGCAGTTTTCCAGATTTTGCCTGAGCCGTCAGCTTTTTCGAGGGAAGGAGTACATTCTCCGTTTACAAAAGCGTAATCGTTTTGTAGAGGTTTATAGCTTTCGATTTTGTTTTGAATACTTTTAAGCATTTTCTCCCTGTCTTTTGGAAGAGTTCCTCTTACCCTAAACTCCAGATAATCGTGGAAGCCGTCATAAAAAATAGGATTGTCCTCATCACCTAAAAGCTCGAGCAATCTTTTTTCTTCTTTAAGGTTTTCCATCTCGCTTGCAGCTTCATATTTTCCCGCCTTTATATCTTTATAAAGCGGAACTTCTTTGTGGAGAAACATTGAAAAATTTATGACTCGGATTGGTTTTGTCTTA of the Treponema denticola ATCC 35405 genome contains:
- a CDS encoding MATE family efflux transporter, giving the protein MTVNSKPVVNLKSVFSDKSFLKNLFIIAVPIILQNFISSFVNILDTIMIGRLGTIELAAVGLGNQLFFLLNLILYGIGSGGMVFTAQFWGKKDFNGLQKTFALSLMVAVFFSAIFTLACTIFPKEILSLYSKDAAVIEKGVDYLGISAFCFLPFAVNFIFMITLRSIEKVRVAVGATLVSLFVNLILNAVLIFGLLGFPALGVKGAAIATVASRAAELIILFSVTKKKKYPILGKLKNHFDFDFKFIRQYFAIVMPVLINESLWSLGITFHHKIFAGIGTFAYAAYNITNTVSMLTWVIFIGFGNGVSVLIGKKIGERNYDEAKTYAAKVSIFVPFVAVFVGAMLIPISYLTPIFFNVETVVLQTVMKLFIILACCYPLKAFNMCMLVGIIRAGGDTRFGIICDTAVMWCVSIPLAYSLSVYTSIPAWGIYICLFSEEPFKALLGLWRIKSGKWLRSVTD
- a CDS encoding methyl-accepting chemotaxis protein yields the protein MKKRFSMKNKLILIFGLLILIAGFTLALIGIRTARKAVTEKVETHLIDKATDTAEIIDGRVNTMFQFLEGIARMPVLRDNTITFREKMAILTEEAKFNSVISELYITDKSGLMYNLDGTDLSFDDTQWFKASINGKKYTEEPYFDTENNMFITFSLPMYDDNRNIIGVLGADVDGLWLSDLIDDIVVGKTGVCYIIDLNGVTIADPDPEVVKNQENSTEKAKTDASYSSIAAFEKRAMTETKPGTGYFYWYKRLDIAAFARIKSCNWSVIISAPSDEFMGTVNELRLEMILIGFIILATSLVIVFFVARGIVKPINIVVKSLQNIAQGEGDLTVRLPVHGNDEITDLSEYFNQTIEKIGSSIKTVGTSSTEMTDIGNELASNMTETASAVHQIRANIDGVKQQALTQAASVTETAATVEEIIRTIKQLNGSIENQAASVAESSSAIEQMVGNIASITQTLGKTDDIIKTLASATADGKDTISGANSVTQKIAEESGGLLEASSVIQHIASQTNLLAMNAAIEAAHAGEAGKGFAVVADEIRKLAEESSTQGKTITSTLKVLSGDIEALSSSSKTAEEKFNAIFSLSEQVKMMSQNLMDAMREQENGSKEVLTAIRDINMVTNQVNDGSAEMLRGGENVAQEMQKLDGLTRIITDSMNEMASGAVQISNAVQEVNEISQKNKASIQKLAEEVSKFKV